The region GCGCCCCCCGCCAATAGTGGCAGCGCCGCACCTCCGAATGTTGCCAGACCAAAGGCCATGATGGGCGTGCCAAGGCTGTTTCCGAGGTTGCCCATCTGTGCCACGGCACCATTCGCCTGCGCCTGCGCAGCGGGGCCATGGTTCAGTTGCGCCACGGCGGTAAAGCTTGCCCCTTGGATCAGCCCCATGGCACCAGCAAGGGCCAGACAGGCCAATGACGAACCGGGGGTGAGCCACAGCCAAACCATCGAGAGGGCGGAAAGCGCAAAGCCCGACTGCACAACCTGAACCGCCGGAAGACGGCGGAGCAAGGCGACGCCGATGGTCATCGAGACCGCGATGCTGGTCAGCGGCATGGCCGCCATCGTGACCGCGCGCCAGTCTTCGGGGAGGTAGGGCGGCAGGACAGTAAGGATGGAGACGAAGCTGAATGTATAGAACAACCAGCCCGCTGCCGGTGCAGACAGGTGGGGCGACCGGTAGATCGCCAGATGGTCGCGGAGGATCTGCGGCAAGGAGAGTGGCGGCTGTGCGCCCTCCTCTGGCAAACGCCGAAGGATGGCAAAGAGCACCAGCGCGCAACCCGCCATATAGAACGCATGGGCCGCAAAAAGCGCGGGCACGCCCCATGCCAGTGCGAGCGGGCGACCGGTAAGGGTCAAGACGGCGAAGGCCACGCCAAAGAATGTACCCCAGAGGGTCAGTGTAAACCCCCGGTCTTTCACAGTGCTAAGTTGCGCAATGAGCGTCGGTGCGGCGACAACGATGGCCAGATGCGACAGCCCCTCCACAACCCGACTGGCAAGCATCCAGCCAAAGCCCGGCAGCAGCGCCTGAAATGCCGAGACCCCTGCCCCTAGCCATAGCGCGAACAGCAGCGCCCGACGATAGCGGACGCGCGCCACCATCAAGCCCGCCACAACCCCAAGGAGGATACCGACACCGCCCACCAGCGACACCAAAAAGCCAAGCGCTGCCCCGGCCTGCGGATAGAGGTCTGGCAAAAGATCGAAGATGACGCTCATCTTGCCGTATTGCGCCGCAGCACCGAGCCCGGCGGCCCAAAGCGCGAAGACGCGCAGGAAGGAGGTATGTTCAGTCATATTGTCTCAGGACCTTTAAGTCAGCGCCCAGGTGCAAAGTGGCGTTTGCGGGCAGTTGGTCAGGTCATCCGTATTCATATTGAACTTCGGTGGCCAGCCTGGTTCGAGATGACAGGCGATGGCGCTGCAGTTGCCCCATTGTTGCGCATTGGTACAACCTTCGTCGAAAACATCTTTAATTATGGGGTTCTTTGGCTCCCGCGCAGACCAGCGTGAGTTGTCGTTTAGTGCCGAGTGTAAGGGAATGATGACCCGCACGGCGATCCAAAAATACCCACCGGAGCGGAGCATCGGCTGCACATGTCGTGCCGCATAAGGACGATCCAGTTTCTCCGGGGT is a window of Sulfitobacter sp. W027 DNA encoding:
- a CDS encoding dihydrolipoamide dehydrogenase → MVSFNRVVMQRSGRRIPVRRHPAIIAAAERMGLFGNPSGFNSHTPFSYPTCDKCAGPFAAPATCASRQFDQNLADQTPEKLDRPYAARHVQPMLRSGGYFWIAVRVIIPLHSALNDNSRWSAREPKNPIIKDVFDEGCTNAQQWGNCSAIACHLEPGWPPKFNMNTDDLTNCPQTPLCTWALT
- a CDS encoding MFS transporter, producing MTEHTSFLRVFALWAAGLGAAAQYGKMSVIFDLLPDLYPQAGAALGFLVSLVGGVGILLGVVAGLMVARVRYRRALLFALWLGAGVSAFQALLPGFGWMLASRVVEGLSHLAIVVAAPTLIAQLSTVKDRGFTLTLWGTFFGVAFAVLTLTGRPLALAWGVPALFAAHAFYMAGCALVLFAILRRLPEEGAQPPLSLPQILRDHLAIYRSPHLSAPAAGWLFYTFSFVSILTVLPPYLPEDWRAVTMAAMPLTSIAVSMTIGVALLRRLPAVQVVQSGFALSALSMVWLWLTPGSSLACLALAGAMGLIQGASFTAVAQLNHGPAAQAQANGAVAQMGNLGNSLGTPIMAFGLATFGGAALPLLAGGAFVMGLGAHLLLGAARRRRARVPV